The Oncorhynchus masou masou isolate Uvic2021 chromosome 31, UVic_Omas_1.1, whole genome shotgun sequence genome includes a region encoding these proteins:
- the urb2 gene encoding unhealthy ribosome biogenesis protein 2 homolog isoform X1: MCYLSQTCYFQLSRDSRSEFPPQIQRMPDFDAKISPQRPAAPPPQGQASDMAAMYSGIHLKLKNPKTPWVDKLKLARFAWISSQCLLPNKEQVLFDWISHALTGFYSKKVELPQVVVEGLWIYLDDILHSKKLHSVLSQGKTISLRLAVAQVIIERIQEFSSGTSSASVSTVLSCCQGILSSSVLSVTFTTKYELLVELLAKLCTLGCSKLSQQQATDPLTPQVFEVLLLTLSSYLTVQKQQANANRVFAQVTTHLLQHLLLLRHLLTSRAWMAEDDSRVRQHLSRDIRGKVDTILQSALFLPDHLQAYKEELLSKEEPGMKKGAAGKSLLSPVNSILSKLCAQGYCDTDLHFAVRSSSLPLLFKFSLDAYCKGGDNKVLCFHMLTQLIAALDFTNEVTLKDLFDGENWSLALLALENLLNLCLTADIYNVVADRIKYKEVQLIFYRKVVRLLFDNAQPSISAWYRCLKALLSLNHLIIEPDLDELLSAGWIDSDCTEPRVRKAREALISSVLQIYAKLRQLPKLFEELLAVICRPAMDELRQPILPEAVHRTLSTCLLDNPTSQTLEICCLILENVTSYVLPDLEGNEDMSLKLFSLSVLLYSVLFSLKTLDNSTPVPVVRQTQVLMEKMLQVVKPVLQLAEGQAPDVPGCQKVQDAGLLLKYTWVEVDTLFQIHCTKYTSPADPASVNILDDMGILLSGVMATGEDQAPPIGQHCSPMTHLLQKLLTLQQMKKVILSNELLAQTRASDVLRRAAQYIVGRGDPQLCQQSDQLWDRQVSSVDASTYPVAHWYLVTTNLPMILSFLTEDEVCHIADVLLSSLLQKTPDDTTERLSVSLISKDLVESLVLVELPTIYSAVVRCVTQRIVGILSGIPDMASVCPALMKLSEVSCLTAGDKGSAVTQSDGDVSESHSALKRLESIAQHILNSSTTEASITLSQSQADNLLRLLQVTNALNPDGMSSEDFSGLFLLLFLMVTDTQLHNDVKPAVTIHLLNQLFSLMGLLLAGNNSHHVLKIVHGSSLLEASLTALFSHSNKGLFQTVDSSAWLTFLKTVQDFIQSLILLIIHRKSSVRLNLEKFTTYLVNSEVAVMALSSLPGNIETGGLFAVQLLLASMNTLSQAMTSSLRTTKQLDETLSQLLGKTTAVMGPAIQASLRAQTGSLLGQAFSVDVVTGMVRSELACACTQDEPSVGITQESLSHMGMYRSFSQQILRELCPSQRPMDFLVSSLHFLSAYYAAAEMTKALGQEELFVAILQNVHKLLAAPWLSVSEVRSLEEPVKELLDQLLVRSTPEQFHLLLLLLRDGLDTSKFRSGCHREVLSTVTITKLLASGLLPETCLKAFWLIAPQIISALVFLVKEAGKEPTLNAALTVPVLDTLTAMLRQGEWMLSNPHHVTMVLGALQFVPLEHLTMEVYHATFEAIHEALFAVIQCHPQVMLKAAPSFLNCFYRLVVSIMHEGRQKGEAERAPEIDAEVLLKCARLVERMYSHIATTAEGFTILSSFMVAQYVSELQKVTLQPDIKSHLTEGVYRILDLCVEQDVKFLNTTLQMGVREVFNDLYGSYTHYHKTQRQGEEKYTA; this comes from the exons GCCAGGCTTCAGATATGGCTGCCATGTACTCTGGTATTCACTTGAAGCTCAAAAACCCCAAGACACCCTGGGTGGACAAACTGAAGCTTGCCCGTTTTGCATGGATTTCATCACAGTGCTTACTTCCTAACAAAGAACAG GTACTCTTTGATTGGATAAGTCATGCATTGACAGGCTTTTACAGTAAGAAAGTGGAGTTGCCACAGGTGGTGGTGGAAGGCTTGTGGATCTACCTGGATGATATTTTGCACAGCAAAAAGCTACATAGTGTGTTGAGCCAAGGAAAAACCATCAGCCTTCGTTTGGCAGTAGCGCAA GTTATAATTGAAAGGATTCAGGAGTTTAGCTCAGGGACCTCCTCAGCGTCTGTCTCCACTGTGTTGAGCTGCTGTCAGGGCATCCTTTCCTCCTCAGTCCTCTCTGTCACATTCACCACTAAGTACGAGCTACTGGTGGAGCTGTTGGCCAAGCTGTGTACCCTGGGCTGCTCCAAGCTCAGTCAGCAGCAAGCCACAGACCCCCTGACACCCCAGGTGTTTGAGGTCCTCCTCCTTACCCTGAGTAGTTACCTCACGGTCCAAAAGCAGCAGGCCAATGCCAACCGCGTGTTTGCCCAAGTCACAACACACCTGCTCCAGCACCTCCTCCTGCTCAGACACCTATTGACTTCCAGGGCCTGGATGGCCGAGGATGACTCCCGTGTCCGCCAGCACCTGAGTAGGGACATCCGTGGGAAAGTGGACACCATCCTGCAGTCTGCTCTCTTCCTGCCAGACCACCTCCAGGCCTATAAGGAGGAGCTCCTCTCAAAGGAGGAGCCAGGGATGAAGAAGGGAGCAGCAGGGAAGAGCCTACTGTCCCCAGTCAACTCGATACTCTCAAAGCTTTGTGCACAAGGGTACTGTGACACTGATCTCCATTTTGCGGTCAGGTCGAGTTCCCTCCCACTGCTCTTCAAATTCTCTCTGGATGCCTACTGTAAAGGAGGAGATAATAAAGTACTCTGCTTTCACATGTTAACACAGTTAATCGCTGCCTTGGATTTCACAAATGAGGTGACTCTCAAAGACCTGTTTGATGGTGAAAACTGGAGCTTAGCTCTGCTGGCTTTGGAGAACCTCTTGAATTTATGCTTGACGGCAGACATTTACAATGTGGTGGCTGACAGGATAAAGTACAAGGAGGTTCAGTTGATTTTCTACAGGAAGGTGGTGAGGCTGTTGTTCGACAATGCCCAGCCCAGCATATCAGCATGGTACCGCTGTCTAAAAGCCCTGCTCAGTCTCAACCACCTGATCATAGAGCCGGACCTGGACGAGCTGCTGTCGGCAGGATGGATTGATTCCGACTGCACAGAGCCACGGGTTAGGAAGGCACGCGAGGCCCtcatctcctctgttctccagaTCTACGCCAAGCTGAGGCAGCTCCCCAAGCTCTTCGAGGAGCTCCTGGCTGTCATCTGCCGCCCAGCAATGGATGAGCTCCGACAGCCCATTCTCCCAGAGGCAGTGCATAGGACGCTCAGCACATGCCTTCTGGACAACCCCACCAGCCAGACTTTGGAGATATGCTGCCTCATTTTAGAGAATGTAACAAGCTATGTACTCCCGGATCTGGAAGGAAACGAAGACATGTCCCTGAAGTTGTTCTCCTTGAGTGTGCTCTTGTACTCTGTGTTGTTCAGCCTGAAAACTTTGGACAACAGCACACCAGTTCCTGTTGTGAGGCAAACCCAGGTTCTGATGGAGAAGATGCTCCAGGTGGTGAAGCCAGTGCTGCAGCTGGCTGAAGGCCAGGCCCCAGATGTCCCTGGGTGTCAGAAAGTCCAAGATGCAGGCCTTCTGCTAAAGTACACTTGGGTGGAGGTGGACACCCTCTTTCAGATTCACTGTACGAAATACACATCTCCAGCAGACCCAGCTAGCGTTAACATACTAGACGACATGGGTATTCTCCTCTCTGGTGTGATGGCGACAGGTGAAGATCAGGCCCCTCCCATCGGCCAGCACTGTAGCCCCATGACTCACCTCCTGCAAAAACTGCTCACTCTCCAACAAATGAAGAAAGTTATCCTAAGCAATGAGCTCTTGGCACAGACTAGAGCTTCAGATGTCCTCCGCAGAGCAGCTCAGTACATTGTGGGGAGAGGAGATCCTCAACTCTGCCAGCAGAGTGACCAGCTATGGGACCGTCAGGTCAGTAGTGTGGATGCCAGCACGTACCCAGTGGCACATTGGTACCTCGTTACCACAAACCTACCCATGATCTTGTCATTCCTCACTGAGGACGAAGTGTGTCATATAGCTGATGTTCTCCTCAGCTCCCTACTTCAGAAGACACCAGATGACACCActgagaggctgtctgtctctctcatttccAAAGATCTGGTTGAGAGCCTTGTTCTTGTCGAGTTACCCACTATTTACTCTGCTGTTGTCAGATGTGTCACTCAAAGGATTGTGGGGATTCTCAGCGGCATCCCAGACATGGCCTCTGTCTGTCCTGCACTCATGAAGTTGAGTGAAGTAAGCTGTTTGACAGCTGGAGACAAAGGAAGTGCAGTAACTCAGTCAGATGGCGATGTCAGTGAATCCCATTCTGCTTTGAAGAGACTGGAGTCCATAGCCCAACACATACTGAACTCTAGTACGACCGAAGCCTCTATAACCCTATCTCAAAGTCAAGCCGATAACCTTTTAAGATTACTTCAAGTCACCAATGCTCTTAACCCAGATGGAATGTCCTCTGAAGACTTTTCAGGGCTCTTTTTACTCTTATTCCTCATggtcacagacacacagctacaTAATGATGTGAAGCCTGCCGTAACAATACATCTGCTGAACCAGCTCTTCAGTCTCATGGGGTTGCTTCTGGCAGGGAATAATTCCCATCATGTTTTAAAGATTGTGCATGGGAGTAGCCTCTTGGAGGCATCTTTGACAGCTCTCTTTTCACACAGCAATAAGGGTCTCTTTCAAACCGTGGACAGCTCTGCTTGGCTGACTTTCCTAAAAACCGTGCAGGATTTCATCCAGTCCCTGATCCTGTTGATAATCCACAGAAAGAGCAGTGTCCGCCTTAACCTGGAGAAATTCACCACCTATTTGGTCAATAGCGAGGTTGCCGTTATGGCTTTGTCTTCTCTCCCAGGAAACATTGAAACAGGGGGCCTGTTCGCCGTACAGCTCCTGCTTGCGTCTATGAACACACTGTCCCAGGCCATGACATCCAGCCTCAGGACAACCAAGCAGCTAGATGAGACCCTGAGTCAATTACTGGGGAAGACCACTGCTGTCATGGGCCCTGCCATCCAGGCCAGCCTGAGGGCTCAGACAGGCAGTCTACTAGGCCAGGCCTTCTCTGTGGATGTGGTGACCGGGATGGTGAGGAGCGAGCTGGCCTGTGCTTGCACCCAAGATGAGCCTAGCGTGGGCATCACACAGGAGAGTCTAAGCCACATGGGCATGTACAGGAGCTTCAGCCAGCAGATTCTCAGAGAGCTGTGCCCATCCCAGCGCCCCATGGACTTCCTGGTCTCATCGCTCCACTTCCTCTCAGCGTACTATGCTGCTGCAGAGATGACCAAAGCCCTTGGCCAGGAGGAGCTCTTTGTGGCAATTCTACAGAATGTCCACAAACTGCTTGCAG CCCCATGGCTGTCAGTATCAGAGGTGAGGTCCCTGGAGGAGCCAGTAAAGGAGCTTCTGGACCAGCTGCTGGTCAGGAGTACCCCAGAACAGTTCcaccttctcctgctgctgctccgAGACGGACTGGATACCTCCAAGTTCAGGAGCGGCTGTCATAGG GAAGTCCTTTCAACTGTGACGATAACGAAGCTGCTTGCCAGCGGCCTGCTTCCAGAAACCTGCTTAAAGGCGTTCTGGCTCATTGCACCTCAGATCATATCTGCCTTAGTA ttTCTAGTGAAGGAGGCTGGCAAGGAGCCAACCCTGAATGCTGCTCTGACCGTGCCAGTGTTGGACACTCTGACAGCCATGCTCCGTCAGGGGGAGTGGATGCTCTCTAACCCCCACCACGTGACCATGGTGCTGGGGGCCCTGCAGTTTGTCCCCCTTGAGCACCTGACGATGGAAGTCTACCACGCTACCTTTGAGGCCATTCACGAGGCTCTGTTTGCAGTCATCCAGTGTCACCCGCAG GTGATGCTGAAAGCGGCACCGTCCTTCCTCAACTGTTTCTACCGCCTGGTGGTCTCCATCATGCATGAGGGGAGACAGAAGGGCGAGGCCGAGAGAG CCCCTGAGATCGATGCGGAGGTGCTTTTGAAGTGTGCTCGTCTGGTGGAACGCATGTACTCCCACATCGCCACCACAGCCGAGGGCTTCactatcctctcctccttcatGGTAGCACAGTACGTCAGCGAGCTACAGAAG GTTACTCTGCAACCAGACATCAAGAGCCACCTGACAGAGGGAGTTTACAGGATCCTGGACCTCTGTGTTGAGCAGGACGTTAAGTTTTTGAACACCACCCTCCAGATGGGTGTTAGAGAGGTGTTCAACGATCTCTATGGCAGTTATACTCATTACCATAAAACCCAGCGGCAAGGAGAGGAGAAATACACAGCCTGA
- the urb2 gene encoding unhealthy ribosome biogenesis protein 2 homolog isoform X2 produces MAAMYSGIHLKLKNPKTPWVDKLKLARFAWISSQCLLPNKEQVLFDWISHALTGFYSKKVELPQVVVEGLWIYLDDILHSKKLHSVLSQGKTISLRLAVAQVIIERIQEFSSGTSSASVSTVLSCCQGILSSSVLSVTFTTKYELLVELLAKLCTLGCSKLSQQQATDPLTPQVFEVLLLTLSSYLTVQKQQANANRVFAQVTTHLLQHLLLLRHLLTSRAWMAEDDSRVRQHLSRDIRGKVDTILQSALFLPDHLQAYKEELLSKEEPGMKKGAAGKSLLSPVNSILSKLCAQGYCDTDLHFAVRSSSLPLLFKFSLDAYCKGGDNKVLCFHMLTQLIAALDFTNEVTLKDLFDGENWSLALLALENLLNLCLTADIYNVVADRIKYKEVQLIFYRKVVRLLFDNAQPSISAWYRCLKALLSLNHLIIEPDLDELLSAGWIDSDCTEPRVRKAREALISSVLQIYAKLRQLPKLFEELLAVICRPAMDELRQPILPEAVHRTLSTCLLDNPTSQTLEICCLILENVTSYVLPDLEGNEDMSLKLFSLSVLLYSVLFSLKTLDNSTPVPVVRQTQVLMEKMLQVVKPVLQLAEGQAPDVPGCQKVQDAGLLLKYTWVEVDTLFQIHCTKYTSPADPASVNILDDMGILLSGVMATGEDQAPPIGQHCSPMTHLLQKLLTLQQMKKVILSNELLAQTRASDVLRRAAQYIVGRGDPQLCQQSDQLWDRQVSSVDASTYPVAHWYLVTTNLPMILSFLTEDEVCHIADVLLSSLLQKTPDDTTERLSVSLISKDLVESLVLVELPTIYSAVVRCVTQRIVGILSGIPDMASVCPALMKLSEVSCLTAGDKGSAVTQSDGDVSESHSALKRLESIAQHILNSSTTEASITLSQSQADNLLRLLQVTNALNPDGMSSEDFSGLFLLLFLMVTDTQLHNDVKPAVTIHLLNQLFSLMGLLLAGNNSHHVLKIVHGSSLLEASLTALFSHSNKGLFQTVDSSAWLTFLKTVQDFIQSLILLIIHRKSSVRLNLEKFTTYLVNSEVAVMALSSLPGNIETGGLFAVQLLLASMNTLSQAMTSSLRTTKQLDETLSQLLGKTTAVMGPAIQASLRAQTGSLLGQAFSVDVVTGMVRSELACACTQDEPSVGITQESLSHMGMYRSFSQQILRELCPSQRPMDFLVSSLHFLSAYYAAAEMTKALGQEELFVAILQNVHKLLAAPWLSVSEVRSLEEPVKELLDQLLVRSTPEQFHLLLLLLRDGLDTSKFRSGCHREVLSTVTITKLLASGLLPETCLKAFWLIAPQIISALVFLVKEAGKEPTLNAALTVPVLDTLTAMLRQGEWMLSNPHHVTMVLGALQFVPLEHLTMEVYHATFEAIHEALFAVIQCHPQVMLKAAPSFLNCFYRLVVSIMHEGRQKGEAERAPEIDAEVLLKCARLVERMYSHIATTAEGFTILSSFMVAQYVSELQKVTLQPDIKSHLTEGVYRILDLCVEQDVKFLNTTLQMGVREVFNDLYGSYTHYHKTQRQGEEKYTA; encoded by the exons ATGGCTGCCATGTACTCTGGTATTCACTTGAAGCTCAAAAACCCCAAGACACCCTGGGTGGACAAACTGAAGCTTGCCCGTTTTGCATGGATTTCATCACAGTGCTTACTTCCTAACAAAGAACAG GTACTCTTTGATTGGATAAGTCATGCATTGACAGGCTTTTACAGTAAGAAAGTGGAGTTGCCACAGGTGGTGGTGGAAGGCTTGTGGATCTACCTGGATGATATTTTGCACAGCAAAAAGCTACATAGTGTGTTGAGCCAAGGAAAAACCATCAGCCTTCGTTTGGCAGTAGCGCAA GTTATAATTGAAAGGATTCAGGAGTTTAGCTCAGGGACCTCCTCAGCGTCTGTCTCCACTGTGTTGAGCTGCTGTCAGGGCATCCTTTCCTCCTCAGTCCTCTCTGTCACATTCACCACTAAGTACGAGCTACTGGTGGAGCTGTTGGCCAAGCTGTGTACCCTGGGCTGCTCCAAGCTCAGTCAGCAGCAAGCCACAGACCCCCTGACACCCCAGGTGTTTGAGGTCCTCCTCCTTACCCTGAGTAGTTACCTCACGGTCCAAAAGCAGCAGGCCAATGCCAACCGCGTGTTTGCCCAAGTCACAACACACCTGCTCCAGCACCTCCTCCTGCTCAGACACCTATTGACTTCCAGGGCCTGGATGGCCGAGGATGACTCCCGTGTCCGCCAGCACCTGAGTAGGGACATCCGTGGGAAAGTGGACACCATCCTGCAGTCTGCTCTCTTCCTGCCAGACCACCTCCAGGCCTATAAGGAGGAGCTCCTCTCAAAGGAGGAGCCAGGGATGAAGAAGGGAGCAGCAGGGAAGAGCCTACTGTCCCCAGTCAACTCGATACTCTCAAAGCTTTGTGCACAAGGGTACTGTGACACTGATCTCCATTTTGCGGTCAGGTCGAGTTCCCTCCCACTGCTCTTCAAATTCTCTCTGGATGCCTACTGTAAAGGAGGAGATAATAAAGTACTCTGCTTTCACATGTTAACACAGTTAATCGCTGCCTTGGATTTCACAAATGAGGTGACTCTCAAAGACCTGTTTGATGGTGAAAACTGGAGCTTAGCTCTGCTGGCTTTGGAGAACCTCTTGAATTTATGCTTGACGGCAGACATTTACAATGTGGTGGCTGACAGGATAAAGTACAAGGAGGTTCAGTTGATTTTCTACAGGAAGGTGGTGAGGCTGTTGTTCGACAATGCCCAGCCCAGCATATCAGCATGGTACCGCTGTCTAAAAGCCCTGCTCAGTCTCAACCACCTGATCATAGAGCCGGACCTGGACGAGCTGCTGTCGGCAGGATGGATTGATTCCGACTGCACAGAGCCACGGGTTAGGAAGGCACGCGAGGCCCtcatctcctctgttctccagaTCTACGCCAAGCTGAGGCAGCTCCCCAAGCTCTTCGAGGAGCTCCTGGCTGTCATCTGCCGCCCAGCAATGGATGAGCTCCGACAGCCCATTCTCCCAGAGGCAGTGCATAGGACGCTCAGCACATGCCTTCTGGACAACCCCACCAGCCAGACTTTGGAGATATGCTGCCTCATTTTAGAGAATGTAACAAGCTATGTACTCCCGGATCTGGAAGGAAACGAAGACATGTCCCTGAAGTTGTTCTCCTTGAGTGTGCTCTTGTACTCTGTGTTGTTCAGCCTGAAAACTTTGGACAACAGCACACCAGTTCCTGTTGTGAGGCAAACCCAGGTTCTGATGGAGAAGATGCTCCAGGTGGTGAAGCCAGTGCTGCAGCTGGCTGAAGGCCAGGCCCCAGATGTCCCTGGGTGTCAGAAAGTCCAAGATGCAGGCCTTCTGCTAAAGTACACTTGGGTGGAGGTGGACACCCTCTTTCAGATTCACTGTACGAAATACACATCTCCAGCAGACCCAGCTAGCGTTAACATACTAGACGACATGGGTATTCTCCTCTCTGGTGTGATGGCGACAGGTGAAGATCAGGCCCCTCCCATCGGCCAGCACTGTAGCCCCATGACTCACCTCCTGCAAAAACTGCTCACTCTCCAACAAATGAAGAAAGTTATCCTAAGCAATGAGCTCTTGGCACAGACTAGAGCTTCAGATGTCCTCCGCAGAGCAGCTCAGTACATTGTGGGGAGAGGAGATCCTCAACTCTGCCAGCAGAGTGACCAGCTATGGGACCGTCAGGTCAGTAGTGTGGATGCCAGCACGTACCCAGTGGCACATTGGTACCTCGTTACCACAAACCTACCCATGATCTTGTCATTCCTCACTGAGGACGAAGTGTGTCATATAGCTGATGTTCTCCTCAGCTCCCTACTTCAGAAGACACCAGATGACACCActgagaggctgtctgtctctctcatttccAAAGATCTGGTTGAGAGCCTTGTTCTTGTCGAGTTACCCACTATTTACTCTGCTGTTGTCAGATGTGTCACTCAAAGGATTGTGGGGATTCTCAGCGGCATCCCAGACATGGCCTCTGTCTGTCCTGCACTCATGAAGTTGAGTGAAGTAAGCTGTTTGACAGCTGGAGACAAAGGAAGTGCAGTAACTCAGTCAGATGGCGATGTCAGTGAATCCCATTCTGCTTTGAAGAGACTGGAGTCCATAGCCCAACACATACTGAACTCTAGTACGACCGAAGCCTCTATAACCCTATCTCAAAGTCAAGCCGATAACCTTTTAAGATTACTTCAAGTCACCAATGCTCTTAACCCAGATGGAATGTCCTCTGAAGACTTTTCAGGGCTCTTTTTACTCTTATTCCTCATggtcacagacacacagctacaTAATGATGTGAAGCCTGCCGTAACAATACATCTGCTGAACCAGCTCTTCAGTCTCATGGGGTTGCTTCTGGCAGGGAATAATTCCCATCATGTTTTAAAGATTGTGCATGGGAGTAGCCTCTTGGAGGCATCTTTGACAGCTCTCTTTTCACACAGCAATAAGGGTCTCTTTCAAACCGTGGACAGCTCTGCTTGGCTGACTTTCCTAAAAACCGTGCAGGATTTCATCCAGTCCCTGATCCTGTTGATAATCCACAGAAAGAGCAGTGTCCGCCTTAACCTGGAGAAATTCACCACCTATTTGGTCAATAGCGAGGTTGCCGTTATGGCTTTGTCTTCTCTCCCAGGAAACATTGAAACAGGGGGCCTGTTCGCCGTACAGCTCCTGCTTGCGTCTATGAACACACTGTCCCAGGCCATGACATCCAGCCTCAGGACAACCAAGCAGCTAGATGAGACCCTGAGTCAATTACTGGGGAAGACCACTGCTGTCATGGGCCCTGCCATCCAGGCCAGCCTGAGGGCTCAGACAGGCAGTCTACTAGGCCAGGCCTTCTCTGTGGATGTGGTGACCGGGATGGTGAGGAGCGAGCTGGCCTGTGCTTGCACCCAAGATGAGCCTAGCGTGGGCATCACACAGGAGAGTCTAAGCCACATGGGCATGTACAGGAGCTTCAGCCAGCAGATTCTCAGAGAGCTGTGCCCATCCCAGCGCCCCATGGACTTCCTGGTCTCATCGCTCCACTTCCTCTCAGCGTACTATGCTGCTGCAGAGATGACCAAAGCCCTTGGCCAGGAGGAGCTCTTTGTGGCAATTCTACAGAATGTCCACAAACTGCTTGCAG CCCCATGGCTGTCAGTATCAGAGGTGAGGTCCCTGGAGGAGCCAGTAAAGGAGCTTCTGGACCAGCTGCTGGTCAGGAGTACCCCAGAACAGTTCcaccttctcctgctgctgctccgAGACGGACTGGATACCTCCAAGTTCAGGAGCGGCTGTCATAGG GAAGTCCTTTCAACTGTGACGATAACGAAGCTGCTTGCCAGCGGCCTGCTTCCAGAAACCTGCTTAAAGGCGTTCTGGCTCATTGCACCTCAGATCATATCTGCCTTAGTA ttTCTAGTGAAGGAGGCTGGCAAGGAGCCAACCCTGAATGCTGCTCTGACCGTGCCAGTGTTGGACACTCTGACAGCCATGCTCCGTCAGGGGGAGTGGATGCTCTCTAACCCCCACCACGTGACCATGGTGCTGGGGGCCCTGCAGTTTGTCCCCCTTGAGCACCTGACGATGGAAGTCTACCACGCTACCTTTGAGGCCATTCACGAGGCTCTGTTTGCAGTCATCCAGTGTCACCCGCAG GTGATGCTGAAAGCGGCACCGTCCTTCCTCAACTGTTTCTACCGCCTGGTGGTCTCCATCATGCATGAGGGGAGACAGAAGGGCGAGGCCGAGAGAG CCCCTGAGATCGATGCGGAGGTGCTTTTGAAGTGTGCTCGTCTGGTGGAACGCATGTACTCCCACATCGCCACCACAGCCGAGGGCTTCactatcctctcctccttcatGGTAGCACAGTACGTCAGCGAGCTACAGAAG GTTACTCTGCAACCAGACATCAAGAGCCACCTGACAGAGGGAGTTTACAGGATCCTGGACCTCTGTGTTGAGCAGGACGTTAAGTTTTTGAACACCACCCTCCAGATGGGTGTTAGAGAGGTGTTCAACGATCTCTATGGCAGTTATACTCATTACCATAAAACCCAGCGGCAAGGAGAGGAGAAATACACAGCCTGA